A window of Actinomadura viridis genomic DNA:
ACTTCTGGAACCTCACCATGCCCGGTGTCTCGCCGCGCACGTGCTCGTAGTAGCGCAGCTCGCCGCCGGGGCGCAGGACGCGCCGCAGCTCGGCCAGGGCCTCGGCCGGGTGGCGCACCGAGCACAGCACGAGGGAGACCACGGCCACGTCGAAGGAAGCGTCCTCCAGGTCGAGGTGCTCGGCCACCCCGGCGCGGACGGCCACCGGCACGGGGGCGGACGCGGCGGACGCGACGGCGCGGGCCCGCAGCCGGGGCTCCGGCTCGATCGCGACCACCTCGGTCACGCCCTCGCCGTAGTGGGCGAAGTTGGCGCCGTGGCCGGCGCCGACCTCCAGGACCCGCCCCCTCACTCCCGCCAGCAGCTCGTCGCGGTGCGCGCCGCCGCCGGCCCGCGCGGAGGCGGCGTCCAGGCGGGGGTAGATGCGGGCGAAGATCGGATGCCTGCGATCATCGGTCATTCCCCCAGTC
This region includes:
- a CDS encoding class I SAM-dependent methyltransferase: MTDDRRHPIFARIYPRLDAASARAGGGAHRDELLAGVRGRVLEVGAGHGANFAHYGEGVTEVVAIEPEPRLRARAVASAASAPVPVAVRAGVAEHLDLEDASFDVAVVSLVLCSVRHPAEALAELRRVLRPGGELRYYEHVRGETPGMVRFQKYTDVFWPYLAAGCHVSRPTGAWIARSGFTVRHERRFEFPDSRFPNPAAPHVIGVAVRE